One genomic window of Leptotrichia shahii includes the following:
- a CDS encoding DUF4865 family protein, which translates to MIMMQYKVKLPNDFDMNNIRKRVQENGFKTDGFEDLFFKAYLISEKNKEYSPLYFWKDNKGMNKFIFDGFYDNILNSFGWQTINIGIPLSQEFNENFSKAKYLLEIENETKPMEKMKRMEFSISDDKIVGKALVYNPENWKHTEYYFFEDAPKETENSKVYEVLHISQ; encoded by the coding sequence ATGATAATGATGCAGTATAAAGTAAAACTTCCAAATGATTTTGATATGAACAATATTAGAAAAAGAGTGCAAGAAAATGGATTTAAAACAGATGGATTTGAAGATTTATTTTTTAAAGCCTATTTAATATCTGAGAAAAATAAAGAATATTCGCCATTATACTTTTGGAAAGATAACAAAGGAATGAATAAATTCATATTTGATGGATTTTATGACAATATCTTAAATTCTTTTGGCTGGCAGACTATAAATATTGGAATACCATTGTCGCAAGAATTTAATGAAAACTTTTCTAAAGCAAAATATTTATTGGAAATAGAGAATGAAACAAAACCGATGGAAAAAATGAAACGAATGGAATTTTCTATATCAGATGATAAAATTGTTGGAAAAGCATTAGTATATAACCCTGAAAATTGGAAACATACAGAGTATTATTTTTTTGAAGATGCCCCTAAAGAAACAGAAAATTCAAAAGTGTACGAAGTTTTACATATTTCTCAATAA
- a CDS encoding 2-isopropylmalate synthase: MEKIEERNKKIINKENKTMKTHIKIFDTTLRDGEQTPRVNLNAEEKLRIAKQLESLGVDIIEAGFAVASPGDFEAVKMIAENVKNSTVCSLSRAVKKDIEAAGKALKGAAKPRIHTFIATSPIHREFKLKMTKEQIVERTREMVELAKSFVDDVEFSSEDATRTEKEFLAEVYETAIKAGATTLNVPDTVGYRTPNEMFELISYLKKNVKGIENVDISVHCHDDLGLSVANSVAAIQAGATQIECTINGLGERAGNTSLEEIAMILKTRKDLFEEYYTNIDSKQIYPTSKLVSLLTGVTTQPNKAIVGANAFAHESGIHQHGVLANPETYEIMSPESVGRNPDSLVLGKHSGKHAFIQKLESLGFDHVGSDRVEKLFAQFKKLADKKKYVLDEDIIALVAGDAAKIEGRIKLTHFEISRQEGKKPKATVTIDLDGEKMVKEALGDGPVDAAYNAVNLAVSDTFVLEEYKLEAITGDTDAQAQVVVIIEKNGNRFIGRGQSTDVVEASIKAYINGINRLYSN; encoded by the coding sequence ATGGAGAAAATAGAAGAGCGAAACAAAAAAATTATTAACAAGGAGAATAAGACAATGAAAACGCATATTAAAATATTCGATACGACCCTAAGAGATGGAGAACAAACACCAAGAGTTAATCTTAATGCTGAAGAAAAATTGAGAATTGCAAAACAATTGGAAAGTCTGGGAGTGGATATAATTGAAGCTGGGTTTGCTGTGGCATCGCCTGGAGATTTTGAAGCAGTTAAAATGATTGCGGAAAATGTCAAAAATTCTACAGTCTGCAGCTTGTCAAGAGCTGTGAAGAAAGACATTGAAGCAGCAGGGAAGGCTCTAAAAGGTGCGGCAAAGCCTAGAATTCATACATTTATTGCGACTTCGCCTATTCACAGGGAGTTTAAGCTGAAAATGACAAAAGAGCAAATTGTGGAAAGAACAAGAGAAATGGTGGAACTTGCAAAATCATTTGTTGATGATGTTGAATTTTCTTCAGAAGATGCGACTAGAACAGAGAAAGAATTTTTGGCGGAAGTATACGAAACAGCTATAAAAGCTGGAGCTACTACATTAAATGTGCCTGATACTGTGGGTTACAGAACTCCAAATGAAATGTTTGAATTGATAAGTTATTTGAAAAAAAATGTAAAAGGAATTGAAAATGTGGATATTTCTGTGCATTGTCACGATGACTTGGGACTTTCGGTTGCAAATTCGGTTGCAGCGATTCAAGCTGGAGCGACACAGATTGAATGTACGATAAATGGACTTGGCGAAAGAGCTGGAAATACTTCACTTGAGGAAATTGCGATGATTTTGAAAACAAGAAAAGACTTATTTGAAGAATATTACACAAACATTGACTCAAAGCAAATTTATCCAACAAGTAAATTAGTAAGTCTTTTGACAGGGGTTACTACGCAGCCAAATAAAGCAATCGTTGGAGCGAACGCATTTGCTCACGAATCAGGAATCCATCAGCACGGAGTTTTAGCAAATCCTGAAACTTACGAAATTATGAGTCCAGAATCTGTAGGAAGAAATCCAGACAGCTTGGTACTTGGAAAACATTCAGGAAAACACGCTTTTATACAAAAGTTGGAATCTTTAGGATTTGACCATGTTGGAAGTGACAGAGTGGAAAAATTATTTGCACAATTTAAAAAATTGGCAGATAAGAAAAAATATGTTTTAGATGAAGATATTATCGCATTAGTTGCTGGAGATGCAGCAAAAATCGAAGGAAGAATCAAATTGACTCACTTTGAAATTTCAAGACAGGAAGGAAAAAAGCCAAAAGCTACAGTAACAATTGATTTAGATGGAGAAAAAATGGTTAAAGAAGCTCTTGGAGACGGACCAGTTGATGCGGCTTATAATGCAGTTAATTTGGCAGTGAGCGACACTTTTGTCTTAGAAGAATATAAATTGGAAGCAATTACAGGAGATACGGATGCACAGGCACAGGTTGTTGTTATAATTGAGAAAAATGGAAACAGATTTATTGGTAGAGGACAAAGTACAGATGTTGTGGAAGCAAGTATAAAGGCTTATATTAACGGAATAAATAGATTATATAGTAATTAA